The Paraburkholderia sp. SOS3 genome includes a region encoding these proteins:
- a CDS encoding glycosyltransferase, whose translation MKPIRLVCGTRSTRQQFSTETALGRSLKLYNHNAQQAQLHLFDSNSRGLSTIYNEAIRYAEQQPAILVFIHDDIWLQDFFWLERIHEALGRFDVVGLAGNTRRVPRQPAWAFVTADFKWDERQFLSGTVGHGKGFPCENVSSFGPAGQECKLLDGLMLVADSAKLVQTGLRFDDQFKFHFYDMDFCRQAELKGLRMGTWPLSVVHESGGAFGTPSWREGYERYLRKYEE comes from the coding sequence ATGAAGCCGATCCGATTAGTCTGTGGCACGCGCAGCACCCGGCAGCAGTTCTCGACCGAGACTGCGCTGGGACGCTCGCTGAAGCTCTACAACCATAATGCGCAGCAAGCGCAGTTGCATCTGTTCGACAGCAACAGTCGCGGGCTATCCACGATCTATAACGAAGCGATTCGGTACGCCGAGCAGCAACCGGCCATTCTGGTGTTTATTCACGATGACATCTGGTTGCAGGACTTCTTCTGGCTCGAGCGGATTCATGAAGCGCTGGGGCGCTTCGATGTGGTGGGGCTTGCGGGCAACACGCGCCGCGTGCCGCGACAGCCGGCTTGGGCGTTTGTGACGGCTGACTTCAAATGGGACGAGCGCCAGTTTCTGAGCGGGACGGTTGGGCATGGCAAGGGGTTTCCTTGCGAGAACGTGTCTTCGTTCGGGCCTGCGGGGCAGGAGTGCAAGCTGCTCGATGGGCTCATGCTGGTTGCCGATAGCGCGAAGCTGGTTCAAACCGGGCTGCGCTTTGACGATCAATTCAAGTTCCACTTCTATGACATGGACTTCTGCCGTCAGGCGGAATTGAAAGGGCTGAGGATGGGGACCTGGCCGCTTTCGGTTGTGCATGAAAGCGGTGGGGCGTTTGGGACGCCGAGTTGGCGTGAAGGGTATGAGCGGTATTTGCGGAAGTATGAGGAGTAG
- a CDS encoding DUF3592 domain-containing protein — MKRTNHFALAIGVCASVAAAISIYLAIDFQLSSVTTAGTVLRLNAGGHHPQIAFTANDGRRYERPTGTTRSFEAGQTILIRYRPTDPGATAMIDSTVDLWKWPLFVSFLAAAFVVTGLRGESFENWRNH; from the coding sequence ATGAAACGCACAAACCATTTCGCGCTGGCGATAGGGGTGTGCGCATCCGTCGCGGCAGCGATCTCCATTTATTTGGCCATTGATTTTCAACTGTCATCGGTCACGACCGCTGGCACGGTACTTCGCTTGAATGCCGGGGGACATCACCCTCAGATAGCTTTTACCGCGAACGATGGGCGGCGTTATGAGCGGCCAACCGGGACAACGCGGTCCTTCGAAGCTGGTCAGACAATTCTGATTCGATATCGTCCAACTGACCCCGGCGCCACGGCCATGATCGACAGCACTGTCGATTTGTGGAAATGGCCTCTTTTCGTCTCCTTTCTCGCGGCCGCTTTCGTCGTTACCGGGTTACGCGGCGAGTCCTTCGAGAACTGGAGGAATCATTGA
- a CDS encoding type VI secretion system tube protein Hcp, whose amino-acid sequence MSDIFVKVPKVVLSMRKAGGVPVDFLKITVRNVIITSVEPIIVGASYCEHVGLSFSRVQQEYTLQNPRGGNAGTIAASFDINENAER is encoded by the coding sequence GTGTCGGACATATTTGTCAAAGTTCCTAAGGTCGTGCTCTCCATGCGAAAGGCAGGCGGTGTGCCGGTCGATTTTCTGAAAATCACAGTGAGGAATGTGATTATTACGTCTGTCGAGCCGATCATCGTTGGCGCGAGCTATTGCGAACACGTCGGACTATCCTTCTCGCGTGTGCAGCAGGAATACACGTTGCAAAATCCACGCGGGGGAAATGCGGGGACCATCGCCGCCAGCTTCGACATCAACGAGAATGCCGAGCGATGA
- a CDS encoding MFS transporter, which produces MKTSSRLWGIFSGSIGNLIEYYDWFVYVGLEIYFSKAFFPSGDATVSLLRTAAVFAIGFLVRPIGGWVLGIYADKHGRRAALLLSVSMMCFGSLMIALTPGYQTIGIAAPLILLLARILQGLSIGGEGGSAAAYLSETAPKGSRGFYSSFLYTTISLGQLLAMATLVLLQQLFLTAEQLQSWGWRIPFLIGALISVVGILLRRNMQETESFRKHAKKAKKVSAIREALRHKKACWMVFGLTLGGSVGNYAFAAYMQKFLVNSAGMAKSTASLISVLSLVGFTVLQPVYGALSDRIGRKPLLLTFGILGTFGTVPLFTFLKGTQSPYVAFVAVMAALAAVAMYSSVSTITKAELFPVEVRTFGLAVPYAISVSVFSGTVEYIALWTRKEGHENWFFWYVSACICASLITYLLMPETKKTSLIDRD; this is translated from the coding sequence ATGAAAACGAGCTCGCGGCTGTGGGGCATTTTCAGCGGATCGATAGGGAACCTGATCGAGTATTACGACTGGTTCGTTTATGTCGGGCTCGAGATTTATTTTTCTAAAGCGTTCTTTCCGTCCGGCGATGCGACGGTCTCGCTGTTAAGGACCGCCGCGGTTTTTGCGATCGGGTTTCTGGTGCGGCCGATCGGCGGCTGGGTGCTGGGGATTTACGCCGACAAGCACGGCCGACGTGCGGCGCTGCTGCTATCGGTTTCGATGATGTGCTTCGGTTCGCTGATGATCGCGCTTACACCAGGGTATCAGACGATCGGGATTGCCGCGCCGCTTATTCTGCTGCTCGCGCGGATTCTGCAGGGCTTGAGCATTGGCGGCGAGGGCGGCAGCGCGGCCGCGTATCTGAGTGAGACTGCGCCGAAAGGCAGCCGCGGTTTCTATTCGAGTTTCCTCTATACGACCATTTCGCTCGGGCAACTGCTTGCGATGGCCACGCTCGTGCTGTTGCAGCAGTTGTTTTTGACGGCGGAGCAACTGCAGAGCTGGGGATGGCGAATTCCGTTTCTGATTGGCGCATTGATTTCCGTGGTCGGCATTCTGTTGCGGCGGAATATGCAGGAAACGGAATCGTTTCGGAAGCACGCTAAAAAGGCGAAGAAGGTCAGCGCGATTCGCGAGGCGCTGCGGCATAAGAAGGCGTGCTGGATGGTGTTTGGGCTGACGCTTGGCGGGTCGGTGGGGAACTACGCGTTTGCGGCTTATATGCAGAAGTTTCTCGTGAATAGTGCGGGAATGGCCAAGAGCACGGCGAGCCTGATTTCGGTGTTGTCGCTGGTTGGCTTTACCGTGTTGCAGCCGGTTTATGGCGCGTTGTCGGATCGGATTGGGCGCAAGCCGTTGCTGCTCACGTTCGGCATTCTCGGGACGTTCGGGACGGTGCCGCTGTTCACATTTCTCAAGGGCACACAAAGTCCTTACGTCGCGTTCGTGGCGGTGATGGCTGCGCTGGCTGCGGTGGCGATGTATTCGTCGGTGAGCACGATTACCAAGGCGGAACTGTTTCCGGTTGAAGTGCGCACGTTCGGGCTGGCGGTGCCGTATGCGATCAGCGTCTCCGTGTTTAGCGGAACGGTGGAGTACATCGCGCTGTGGACGCGCAAGGAAGGACACGAGAACTGGTTCTTCTGGTACGTGTCGGCTTGTATCTGCGCTTCGTTGATTACCTATCTGTTGATGCCGGAGACGAAGAAGACTTCGTTGATCGATCGGGATTGA
- a CDS encoding ribonuclease activity regulator RraA, translated as MTTEFKPLDAGVISALAGVSTATLTTVLLKHGLRNVWLRGTRPIAPGQPRLVGRAFTLRFVPAREDLATPASWGSPISTRAAIEAMPEGCIAVVDAMGVTDAGIFGDILCSRMHKRGVAGLVTDGVVRDVEGVLQSQLPVWCQGTAAPPSVASLTFVGWQEPIACGGVAVFPNDVIVIDQDGAVVVPAAMVNEVVAASVEQEQLEGWIMNEVANGASLPGLYPPNEANKARYAEWAKKSGGSKG; from the coding sequence ATGACTACCGAATTCAAGCCTCTCGATGCAGGCGTGATCTCCGCGCTCGCGGGCGTGTCGACTGCCACGCTGACGACGGTGCTGCTCAAGCACGGGCTGCGCAATGTGTGGCTGCGCGGCACGCGGCCGATCGCACCGGGCCAGCCGCGACTCGTTGGACGCGCCTTCACGCTGCGCTTCGTGCCGGCTCGCGAGGACCTTGCGACGCCGGCCTCGTGGGGTTCGCCGATTTCGACGCGTGCCGCGATCGAAGCGATGCCCGAGGGCTGCATCGCGGTGGTCGATGCGATGGGCGTGACCGATGCAGGTATTTTCGGCGACATCCTGTGCTCGCGCATGCACAAGCGCGGCGTGGCGGGGCTGGTGACGGACGGCGTGGTGCGCGACGTGGAAGGCGTGTTGCAGAGCCAGCTGCCCGTGTGGTGCCAGGGGACTGCGGCGCCGCCATCGGTGGCGAGCCTGACGTTCGTCGGCTGGCAGGAGCCGATTGCGTGCGGCGGCGTGGCGGTATTCCCGAACGACGTGATCGTGATCGATCAGGACGGCGCGGTGGTGGTTCCCGCTGCGATGGTGAACGAGGTGGTGGCGGCATCGGTCGAACAGGAGCAGCTCGAGGGCTGGATCATGAATGAAGTGGCTAACGGTGCGTCGCTGCCGGGCCTGTATCCGCCGAACGAGGCCAACAAGGCGCGCTATGCCGAGTGGGCGAAGAAGAGCGGCGGCTCGAAAGGCTAA
- a CDS encoding SDR family oxidoreductase: MDLQLNGKVALVLGAGGGLGGAIARALAAEGVRVAVADVDLAAAEKTTHAIDDAGGRALSVQWDLADLASIDGHVSKIESELGPVDILVNNTGGPPPTPASGQDPALWRKHFDSMVLSVVAITDRVLPGMKSRKFGRIITSTSSGVVAPIPNLGLSNALRLSLVGWSKTLAKEVGRDGVTCNIVLPGRIATDRIRFLDEAKAKREGRPVEDVSAESTASIPVGRYGEPREYGDMVTFLASPRASYITGSTIRIDGGLIASV, translated from the coding sequence GTGGATTTGCAACTGAATGGCAAGGTGGCGCTCGTACTCGGCGCCGGCGGCGGTTTGGGCGGCGCGATTGCGCGTGCGCTTGCCGCTGAGGGTGTGCGCGTCGCGGTGGCCGATGTCGATCTGGCCGCTGCGGAAAAGACCACGCACGCGATCGACGATGCTGGCGGCCGCGCGCTGTCCGTGCAATGGGACCTCGCCGATCTCGCGAGCATCGATGGGCATGTGAGCAAGATCGAAAGCGAACTCGGCCCTGTCGATATCCTCGTGAACAACACGGGCGGGCCGCCGCCGACACCGGCGAGCGGGCAGGATCCGGCGCTGTGGCGCAAGCACTTCGACAGCATGGTGCTGTCCGTGGTCGCGATTACGGACCGCGTGCTGCCGGGCATGAAGAGCCGCAAATTCGGCCGGATTATCACGAGCACGTCGTCGGGCGTGGTCGCGCCGATTCCGAATCTCGGTCTTTCGAATGCGCTGCGGCTGTCGCTGGTCGGCTGGTCGAAGACGCTGGCGAAAGAGGTCGGCCGCGACGGCGTGACCTGCAACATCGTATTGCCGGGACGCATTGCAACCGATCGCATCCGCTTCCTCGACGAAGCGAAAGCGAAGCGCGAAGGCCGGCCGGTTGAAGACGTGTCGGCCGAAAGCACCGCATCGATTCCGGTGGGCCGCTATGGCGAGCCGCGCGAATACGGCGACATGGTGACGTTTCTCGCGAGTCCGCGCGCGTCGTATATCACCGGCTCGACGATCCGCATCGACGGCGGACTGATCGCGAGCGTCTGA
- a CDS encoding LysR family transcriptional regulator: MIRYLRTFVVAAEAESFSAAGNRLGLTQSAVSTQIRRLEDELGFPLFDRKAKSVTLCSEGRHALEQATQILDLFDGMKQQRGFPDPRGLNIGAISTVQASLLPKALQHFRRAQPAASINIAPGVSTDLLAKVDSHELDLAVMIKPRLGLPPDLKWIPLIRERYVGIAPKGTAGDLGDVLRTQPFIRYDRRSPGGQLVDRYLKQHGLATMDTMELDEPSVILNMVSEGLGCSIIPGDLVPVGKARGIKTLRLPGSPLIREIGILVRLEVFDRPSTQTFVDSLTVQASKIGKRSGRSA, from the coding sequence ATGATCCGCTATCTTCGCACCTTCGTCGTCGCGGCCGAGGCCGAGTCGTTTTCGGCGGCCGGCAACCGGCTCGGCTTGACGCAGTCGGCGGTCAGCACCCAGATACGACGGCTCGAGGACGAGCTCGGCTTTCCGCTATTCGACCGCAAGGCGAAGTCGGTCACGCTGTGCAGCGAGGGCCGTCATGCGCTCGAACAGGCGACGCAGATTCTCGATCTGTTCGACGGCATGAAACAGCAGCGCGGTTTTCCGGACCCGCGCGGCTTGAATATCGGCGCGATTTCGACGGTCCAGGCGAGCTTGCTGCCGAAGGCGTTGCAGCATTTCAGGCGCGCGCAGCCTGCCGCGTCGATCAATATCGCGCCTGGCGTATCGACCGACCTGCTCGCGAAAGTCGATTCGCACGAACTCGATCTCGCCGTGATGATCAAGCCGCGGCTCGGCTTGCCGCCGGACCTCAAATGGATTCCGCTGATTCGCGAGCGGTATGTGGGCATCGCGCCTAAAGGAACAGCGGGCGACCTCGGCGACGTGCTGCGCACGCAACCGTTTATCCGCTACGACCGCCGCTCGCCGGGCGGCCAGCTGGTCGACCGCTATCTGAAGCAACACGGGCTCGCGACGATGGACACGATGGAGCTCGACGAACCCTCGGTGATCCTGAACATGGTCAGCGAAGGGCTTGGCTGTTCGATCATTCCGGGCGATCTCGTTCCGGTCGGCAAAGCGCGCGGCATCAAGACGCTGCGCTTACCGGGCAGCCCGTTGATTCGCGAGATCGGCATTCTCGTGCGACTCGAAGTGTTCGACCGTCCTTCGACGCAAACCTTCGTCGACAGCCTCACCGTGCAGGCATCGAAAATCGGCAAGCGTTCAGGCCGGTCCGCCTGA